One window from the genome of Oncorhynchus gorbuscha isolate QuinsamMale2020 ecotype Even-year linkage group LG14, OgorEven_v1.0, whole genome shotgun sequence encodes:
- the LOC123995373 gene encoding cytosolic 5'-nucleotidase 1A-like, whose amino-acid sequence MSEIKPTDPAATNAGEEKDWAAAKAFFDSLKTRKPRPPKPQYAVTIAVSSRTLFNMVAERKIYEEEGVEKYVTFQQEHENEPLMPGVAFPLVKALMTVNSRLRQLYPDSEELFDIVLMTNNHAQVGVRLINSINHYDLTIERFCMTGGKSPIGYLKAYMTNLYLSKDGEKVTEAIEEGIAAATMFASGDVENQLSDTQLKVAFDGDAVLFSDESEIIVKQHGLDTFFEHEKEFENKPLAQGPLKCFLEALGKLQRKFYAKNERMTCPIRTYLVTARSAASSGARVLKTLRSWGLEIDEALFLAGAPKGPLLQKIRPHIFFDDQMFHIEGAKELGTIAAHVPYGIGQKYHKGELIEQPVKDKK is encoded by the exons ATGAGTGAAATCAAACCTACGGATCCAGCAGCCACTAACGCTGGAGAGGAAAAGGACTGGGCCGCAGCAAAAGCCTTTTTTGACAGTTTAAAAACAAGGAAACCTAGACCC CCCAAACCCCAATATGCCGTTACTATCGCCGTCTCTTCTCGCACCCTGTTCAACATGGTTGCGGAGCGGAAGATCTATGAGGAAGAGGGGGTCGAGAAGTATGTGACGTTTCAACAGGAGCACGAGAATGAGCCGCTCATGCCAGGTGTGGCGTTTCCTCTCGTGAAG GCTCTGATGACGGTGAACTCCAGACTGAGGCAGCTCTACCCCGACAGTGAGGAGCTGTTTGACATCGTCCTGATGACTAATAACCACGCCCAGGTCGGGGTGCGCCTCATCAACAGCATCAACCACTACG ATTTAACCATTGAGAGATTCTGTATGACTGGAGGGAAAAGCCCCATTGGATATCTGAAGGCCTACATGACCAACCTGTACCTCTCCAAGGATGGAGAGAAAGTCACTGAGGCCATTGAGGAGG GCATTGCTGCAGCGACCATGTTTGCATCTGGAGATGTGGAGAACCAGCTTTCTGACACACAGCTGAAAGTAGCTTTTGACGGAGACGCAGTCCTCTTCTCTGACGAGTCAGAGATCATCGTGAAACAACACGGTCTGGACACGTTCTTTGAGCACGAGAAGGAATTTGAGAACAAACCACTTGCACAG GGTCCCTTGAAGTGTTTTCTGGAGGCGCTGGGGAAGCTCCAGAGAAAGTTCTACGCCAAGAACGAGCGTATGACCTGCCCCATTCGTACCTACCTGGTAACAGCCCGCAGTGCAGCCAGCTCAGGGGCCCGTGTCCTCAAGACCCTCAGGAGTTGGGGCCTGGAGATCGACGAAGCCCTGTTCCTAGCCGGGGCCCCCAAAGGGCCTCTCCTGCAGAAGATCCGGCCCCACATATTCTTTGACGACCAGATGTTCCACATCGAGGGAGCCAAGGAGCTGGGGACCATCGCTGCACACGTGCCTTATGGGATCGGACAGAAGTATCACAAGGGGGAACTTATTGAGCAGCCTGTCAAAGACAAGAAGTAA